From the Candidatus Nanopelagicus hibericus genome, the window TCTAGGTGTGTACTCTGAATCTGATTCATTGACATCAGGTGGCAAAACCTTGATGCCCATGCGCCGACACTCATTTAAATACAAAGCGCTTTTGTCCTTATCATCCCGCACGCTTGTGAGCAGTGCTGCCATATATTCGGCTGGGTAATTGGCCTTTAAATATGCGGTCCAAAAGGAAAGTAGGCCATATCCAGCACTGTGTGCTCTATTAAAGGCGTAATCAGAGAATGGAATCAGTGTTTGCCAGAGTTTTTCGATTGCATCATCTGAAAATTTATTACTCTTCATGCCTGCTTCAAAGTGAACTTTTTCTTTATCAAGTATCTTTTTGTCTTTTTTACCCATCGCTTTTCGAAGCAGATCTGCTCGCCCTAAAGTAAAACCAGCAACTTTTTGAGCAATAGCTAATACTTGCTCCTGGTAAACAATCAGCCCATAGGTATCCTTCAATATTTCATTTAATGGTTTATCTAGCTCTGCATGGATACCGGCAGGGGTTTTACGCCCATTCTTGTAATCTGCGTATTTGTTATGTGAATCCTCACCCATGGGACCTGGGCGATAAAGCGCAATCACCGCAGCAATATCTTCAAAACTATCAGGTGCCATTGATCTAAGTAATGATCTAATCGGGGCGCTATCCAATTGGAATACCCCTAGGGTGTCACCTCTTGATAGTAATTCAAAAGTTTTCTTGTCCTTAAGTTCCAACTCCTCGAGCACAACCTTCTTGCCTAGATTCTTTTCAATATTTATTAAGCAGTCATCTAATACAGATAGGTTCCTTAAACCCAAAAAGTCCATTTTTAACAAACCGGTGGCTTCGCAGGCACCCATATCAAACTGGGTGATAATCGCCCCGTCAGCCTCACGCCTATGAATTGGAATTACATCAAGCAGTGGCTCTTTACTTAAAATTACACCAGCTGCATGCACACCCCACTGGCGCTTCAAGCCTTCAATTCCTAAGGCAGTGTCAACTATTTTCTTGGAATCAAGATCAGACTCATAGAGGTTTCTAAATTCACTAGCCTCGCCATACCGATCATTATCCATATTAAATATGCCAGTTAATGAAATGTCCTTACCCATTATTGAAGGTGGCAAAGTCTTGGTTAACTTCTCGCCTAACGCATATGGATATCCAAGAACTCGCGTGGAATCTTTGATTGCCTGTTTAGATTTTATAGTGCCGTAGGTAATGATTTGGGCAACCCGATCATCCCCATATTTTGTCGTGGCGTATTGAATCATCTCTGATCTTCGACGCTCATCAAAGTCAAGATCGATATCTGGCATAGAGATACGCTCTGGATTTAAGAATCGCTCAAACAGCAATCCAAATTTAATCGGATCAAGCCCAGTGACGCCTAGTGAGTAAGAAACTAATGATCCTGCCGCAGAGCCGCGACCAGGGCCAACTCTGATTCCAACCTCTCTGGCATGTTTACAAAGATCTGCTACCACTAGGAAATAGCCAGGAAAACCCATTTTTATCATGACATCTAATTCAAAATTGAGTCGCTGCAAATACTCATCTGGTATCTGCCCATTCATTCGATCTGATAATCCTTGATTAGCCAGTTTTCGCAGCCAGCTATCTTCACTTTCTCCTGCTGGGACCGAAAACCTAGGTAATAAATTTTCACCTTCCCGCATTGTAGTTTCGCAACGCTCAGCGATAAGCAGAGTGTTGTCACACGCCTGTGGGTAATCCTTGAATAACTGGCGCATCTGTGCCGCACTCTTTAGATAAAACTCCGAGTTTTCAAATTTAAATCGCTTGGGGTCGGCAATAGTTGCGCCAGATTGAATACATAGCAGCACCTCATGTGCTGCTGCGTCCTTGTGGTGGGTATAGTGAAGATCATTGGTTGCAAGTAAAGGTAAATTTAATTCTTTGCCTAATTTTATTAAATCTGCGAATACTCGCTTTTCGATATCAATTCCATGATCCATTAACTCAAGATAAAAGTTGTTTGCCCCAAAAATCTCCCGCATTCCAGCCGCAGCATTCACCGCTTCCTGATATGCACCCATTCTTAATCTGGTCTGAATCTCACCACCAGGACATCCGGTAGTTGCAATAATTCCGTTTGAATATTTTGCCAATAACTCTTTATCAACTCGGGGCTTGTAATAAAACCCCTCCAGCGATGCCAGAGATGAAAGTTTAAACAGATTAGAGAGCCCCTGATTATTTTCAGCAAGCAATGTCATGTGCGTGTAAGCACCACCTGCGGAGACATCATCCTCTCCCCCTTCAGCCCATTTGACGCGCCGTTTATCAAATCGAGATTCGGGGGCGACATAAGCTTCAATTCCAATTATTGGCTTTACACCCGCCGCTTTTGCTGTTTTATGAAACTCAAAGGCACCAAATACATTTCCATGATCTGTCATTGCAATCGCCGGCATCTTTTGGCGAGCGACCTCGGTAACTAACTCTGAAATTTTTGCAGCGCCATCTAACATCGAATACTCGGTGTGCACATGAAGATGCACAAAATTTTCCGAGTCTTTCAAGTTTTCCGGTGAATTAGACATGGGTGGTGAGATTACTACTGCAAATTATTTCTAGCGGGAAATATCAGAAAGTATCTGTAATGAGCGTGTCAGATCCTCGGGGTAGTCGGCGGTAAATGAGAGTCGCTCACCGCTCGCCGGATGGGTAAAACCCAATTCCTTGGCATGTAGCCAAGGCCTGCTAATTCCCAGCCTTGTTGCCAGCGCCGGATCTGCGCCGTAGGTCAGATCCCCAACTAATGGGTGATGCAATGCAGAAAAATGCACTCGAATCTGATGAGTCCGCCCAGTCTCAAGTTCAATCTCAAGTGAGGTTACTGCTGGAAAGACCTCTAAAGTTTTGTAATGGGTGATGCTTGGTTTGCCATTAGCAACGACAGCAAACCGATAATCCTCTCTTGGATGACGATCAATTGGTGCATCTATTGTGCCAACTGTTGGATCCATATGTCCTTGCACTAAGGCGTGATAAACCTTGGAGACAGTTCTTTGCCTAAATTGATCTTTCAGATGTGCATAAGCAATTTCGTTTTTTGCAACTACCATCAAACCCGATGTACCCACATCTAATCGATGAACTACCCCTTGCCTTTCCGCGGCACCGGAGGTTGCAAGTTGATATCCAGCTGCAAATATTGCGCCAACCACTGTTGCACCTTTCCAGCCAGGGCTTGGGTGAGCGGCGATACCAACTGGTTTATTAATTACAATTAAATACTCATCATCAAAAACTACCTTTAAGCCATCTATTGGTGTGGCAGTTAATTTTGCCTCACCTTTGACCGCTGGTAGCAGAATTTCTAATTGGTCGCCAGCTATCACCCGGTCTGATTTACCAACTACTTTGCCACTTTTTGATACCTCGCCAGCATCAATCAGTCCGACGATTACATTACGTGAAAGGCCCAATAATCTTGAAAGTGCTGCATCAACTCGTTCTTGATTTAGGCCCTCGGGGATAGAAAGATTTTTCACCTCGCGCTCGCTCACCGATCATCTCCCTTATTACTAAATTTGATGTTTTTCCAGCTCAGCCATATAATGAGAATTGCAGCAGAAACCACTGACATATCAGCAATATTAAAGATCGGCCAATTTGGAATCTGTATCCAATCTACTACCTCACCTTGTAATCCACCTGGTGGTCGAAAAATGCGATCACTCAGATTGCCAAATATGCCACCGAGGGCAAGGCCCAGCGCAATTGCCCACCCGGTTGAGGTTACTTTACGGCCATAATAAAAAATAGCCGCTGCAACTATTATCGAAAAAGTTGATAAAAAGATTGTTCCACTAGTGGCAAGGCTAAAGGCAGCACCTGAATTAAAAGTGAGTTTAAATTGTAGAAGTGAACCAATTACTTTCCTTGGTTCATCGGATAAGTACTCAATGGCAAGGGTTTTGGTTAAATAGTCTGAAGCAAAAACCATCAAAGCAATTGCTGCTAACCATTTTCGCTGAATTATGTTCAGCGTCGTTCCTCCTTTTGCTTACAAACCATGCAAAGTGTTGCGCGTGGGAAAACCTGTAATCTCGCTTTGCCAATAAAGTTTCCGCACTCTTCACATTTCCCATATGTCTTGTTTTCAATCCGGTCTAGTGCTCGTTCAGTCTGCTGCACCATATCTCTTGCGTTGTATACCAAAGACATTTCATGTTCGCGTTCAAAAGTTTTTGCTCCGGCATCGGCCTGGTCATCACCAGCGCCAACACCAGCTGCTTCAACCAAGTCTTCCATCTCTGCCTCGGCGATCTCCAATTCTTTTTGTAATCTAATTAAATCTTTGGCAAGTTCAGATTTAATACTTCGAAGCTCAGTGGCATTCCAGGCATTTTCGGTAGCAGCTGCCACTAACGGTGCTGGGGCCCCTTTTATTGGTTTTAATGCTGCTGCCTTCTTCGATTTCAATACCGGCCTTGGTGGTGGTGGCATCATCAATCGTTTTTCTACAACCACCGCCTGCGCATTAGCATTTGGCATTGTTGAAGTAACGGAAATTGTTGTAGAAGATCCAGAGGTTGAAGTTTGCAACTTTGCTGGAAACGGCTTACCAGGTCCCTTTTTAAAATTCGATTTTTTCGACAGTGATGGTTTTACAATGTTAGGTGATCGTTTGGCAATCTTCTTTACGCTTTTTTTAGCAGTAGGTTTCTTTACAGAACTCTTTGGATTGCCCTTTTTGGCAGTTGACTTAGCCGGTTTTTTCACCGATGATTTCGAACTTTTTTTTGCAGATTTCTTAAATAACTTCCTGATAGCCACAATACCCCCTGGAGGGGCAAAGGTTATGGCTTGGCCGAAGTAATTACCAACCGCCACCCCCGTGTGAAAATATTAGAGACCAATAAAAGGTTAGCCCCCGCGTTAGAATGTAGGGTGGATATGAATAAGCAGCGCGAAATCAATACTTTATCTGCGCAAATCGATCTTCCTGCCATGGAAGCAGAGATCTTAGATTTTTGGGCACAGAATCAAATTTTCGAGAAATCTGTAACCAATCGAGATGGTTCACCTCGTTGGAGTTTCTATGAAGGCCCCCCAACTGCAAACGGCATGCCTGGAACTCATCACATAGAAGCACGTGTCTTTAAAGATCTCTTTCCACGATTTCAAACCATGAAGGGCAAACAGGTAATTCGCAAAGCTGGTTGGGACTGCCATGGTTTGCCAGTTGAAATTGCGGTAGAAAAAGAGTTGGGATTCACCGGCAAGGCAGATATTGAAAAGTTTGGTGTTGCAGCATTTAATGAAAAATGTAGAGAATCAGTGCAACGCCACGTAAATGAGTTTACGGATATGACAAAGCGCATGGGCTTCTGGGTTGATTTTGATGATGCTTACTGGACTATGTCGCCGGAATATATCGAAAGCGTTTGGTGGTCTTTGCAGCAGATCTGGAATAAAGGATTGTTGGTACAAGATCATCGCGTAGCACCTTACTGCCCAAGGTGTGGAACAGGACTTTCAGATCATGAATTAGCCCAAGGCTATGAAACTATTAAAGACCCTTCAGTTTATGTCCGCATGCCAGCAACCTCTGGCAAGTTAGCCGAATTAAAAGCGAGTTTGTTAATTTGGACAACCACACCTTGGACACTAGTTTCAAATACTGCAGTTGCAGTAAATCCAAAGGTCGAGTACCAAGTTGTTGAAGTAAAAATCGATGAAAAAAGTGAACGATTGGTGGTAGCTAGCGATTTATCTGCCATATTAGGTGAAGACAGAAAAGTTGTTGCCACTTTTATGGGTAAAGATCTAGAACACACTAAATATGCCAGGCCCTTTGATTTTGTCGAAATCAAGGATTCACACTTTGTAGTTTTGGCGGATTATGTGACTGTGGAAGATGGCACAGGTTTAGTTCATCAGTCACCAGCATTTGGCGCTGATGATTTAGAGGTTTGTCGTAAATACAACTTACCGGTAGTAAATCCAGTAAACCCTGATGGGCATTTCCACCAAGATGTGCCATTAATTGGTGGTGTGTTTTTTAAAGATTCAGATAAAGCATTAATCAAAGATCTAAAAAGTCGAGGATTACTCTTTAAAAGTACCCAGTTTGAGCACTCCTACCCACACTGTTGGCGCTGCCATACCGCGTTAATGTATTACGCCCAACCATCTTGGTATGTGAAAACAACTGCGGTTAAAAGCGAACTTCTACGAGAGAATGCAAAAACGGATTGGCATCCAGAAACTATTAAAAATGGCAGATTTGGCGACTGGTTAAACAACAACATCGATTGGGCAGTTTCTCGCAACCGTTATTGGGGAACTCCGCTGCCAATTTGGCGATGCGAAAATAAACATGATATTTGCGTGGGTTCACTTGCGGAATTGAGTAAGTTAGCAGGCAAAGAGCTCAGCACACTCGATCCGCATCGACCATTTGTCGATGATATTAAATTCAAATGTAATCAATGCTCCGCAACTATGCAGCGGGTAGCAGAGGTGATTGATTGCTGGTATGACTCAGGTGCTATGCCTTTTGCCCAGTGGGGGTATCCACACAAAGCGGGATCTACCCAGCAGTTTGAATCTGCTTATCCAGCCGATTTTATTTGCGAGGCAATTGATCAAACCCGTGGGTGGTTTTACACACTAATGACCATCGGCACATTGGTTTTTGATAAATCCTCTTATAAAACAGTTTTATGCCTTGGCCACATATTAGATAAAGATGGCAGAAAGATGAGTAAGCACTTAGGAAATGTGCTTGAACCAATGCCACTACTAAATCAACACGGTGCGGACGCAGTGCGCTGGTATATGTTGGCTGCTGGCTCACCGTGGAGTGCCAGGCGAGTTGGCCATGATGCAATCACTGATGTTGTTAGGAAGACTCTTCTAACCTACTGGAACACCATCTCTTTCTTCACCCTTTATGCCAAAGCTGCAAACTTCAAAGTAACGGCTCTCTCCGAGGATTTAACTCTGATGGATAAGTGGATAATTTCAGAGGTAAATAAATTAGTTGTCGCCGTTGACCTTTCCCTGGAGAATTTTGATTCACAAACTGCAGGCTCAGTGATTGCAAATTTCATCGATGATTTATCAAACTGGTATGTAAGGCGTTCTCGGCGGCGATTTTGGGATGGTGATGAGGTTGCGCTTAATACTCTCTACTACTGCTTGAAAAACCTCACCTTGTTGCTGGCACCAATGGTGCCATTCATTTCAGAACATGTTTGGCAAAATTTGATTAAGGTTGCACAATCAGATCAAGTCGATTCTATTCACTTAGCCAACTTTCCAACTGCTAATAAATCAATGATTGATGAAAATCTTTCTGCCGCGGTTGCGCTCTCTCGCCGCTTAGTTGAGCTTGGGCGCTCGGCACGGGCTGAATCTGGTGTAAAGATCCGCCAGCCATTATCCAGGGCGCTGGTCTCGGCCCCTGGCTGGGAAAAACTCTCAGTTGAAATCAAATCTCATATCGCCGAAGAATTAAATATTTTAAAGCTTGATGACATCCATGTAGCAGGCACTGATTTGGTTGATATATCGGTGAAAGCTAATTTTCGAACCCTTGGTGAAAAGTTTGGTGCCGATGTTCAGACAATTGCTAAAACCATCGCTGCCACTGACCATGGCGCCTTAGTGAAGGATTTACGTAAAAACACCGCTCACACTCTTACGGTCAAATTATCCTCAGGTGAAAAATCAGCCCAGATCACATTGGATGATTTAATTATTACTGAAACTCCACGAAGTGGCTGGTCAGTTGCATCACACGCGGGTGAGAATTTGGCGCTTGACCTCACTCTGACACCTGAGTTAATAAATGCTGGATTAGTCCGTGAGGTCATACGAGCGATTCAAGAGGAGCGAAAGAATATTGGATTAGATATTAGTGATCGAATTACTGTTAAATGGAATGCCCCAGAATCCACATCCGATGCTATTTCAGCAGCGATAGAAGAAATTAGTGCTGAGGTGCTTGCCACCACTATGGTTCAAGTTAAATCTGAAAGCAACAAGAGTAATGAATTAGGTTTGTGGCTAAATCTGGTTAAGAATTAAAGAATTATCACCAATCGCATAAGCAGTTGAACCACAAAAAAGACCACGATAAAAGATAGATCAAGTGAGATTCCACCTAATCTAAGTGGTGGAACGAATTGCCTGACAAAATTGAGCGGCTTATCCGTGATGGTATAAACCAACTCAGCTAATGCAAGAAATACACCCCGCGGTCTAAAATTAGGTGAGAATATCCGAATGTAATCCAGAATTAAACGTGCGATTAAAGCTATTAAAAAAAGATTCAGCGCCCAATAAATTAGACCTACTACTGCGCCCATTACCTTTAAGTTGGATCAGCTTTGATTAAAGAAACTTGCTTGCGCCGCGGAATTTCTATCTTCAACACTTACAGAAACATTTGGTGGTGTTAACAAAAATACCTTAGGGGTAACTTTCTCAATTTTTCCGTTGTGACCAAATACTAAACCCGAGGCAAAATCAATTAAGCGTTTGCGCTCTGTATCTTCGGCTTCACTTAAATTCATAATTACTGGCTTGCCTTCACGATAATGCTCACCAATTAATCGAACCTCGCTATAGGTGCGTGGTGTTAGCGAAATGATATGGTCCACAACTTTGTTTGCATCTACATGTGGTAGTAACTCAACATTAGATTTAGCAGCTGGCTTGCTATTGGCGCGAACTAACCTTGGTGCACGTTGCGTAAGTTGGTCTGTTCCGTGATCCAACTCTTCCTCATCCATCAATCCGAGGTATCCAGCGACTTTCTTAAATGCATTAGCCATGGCTTAAATCTATGTGATCTACGCTCGATTACCGAGGATTGAACTGCCAATTCGCAGATGTGTCGCACCATATTCAAGAGCCATTTCATAATCGCCACTCATCCCTGCCGATAGCGATTTGGCTGCGTTAAAGGTTGCCTTAAAATCATTGTGAATGCCCTGTAATCTGCCAAAAGCCCTCGGCAGATCTCCAGAAACTGGTGCCACAGCCATCAAGCCCTTGATTGAAATGTTCGGCAACTGACCAATCTCTGTAGCCAGAGTGATTAATTTTTGGGGATCTACTCCCCCACGAGATTCTGGCGGATGATCAAGAGATACTTGGATGAAAATTGATTTAAATTTACCAGCTGAATTTTCTGAAATAATTTTGGCGTACTTGAATTGATCAACTGAGTGAATATAACTCGCCCAATTGGTAATTGATTTCAATTTGTTGCTCTGAATCCCCCCTTGAAAATGCCAGTTGATATCTGCTGGCAATTGGCCAACCTTTACTGCGGCCTCTTGGTCGCGATTTTCACCAAACTCTCTCACCCCAAGTGAATACAAAATCTCTAAATCAGATAGTGGAAAGGTTTTTGTGACAACTATTAAGGTAATTTCATCGATACTTCGATTCCATCTCTTGGCAGCGCTGGCAATGCGCTCTTTGACCTGCTCAAGATTTCTTGAAATCTCATCGACTCGATTCATAAGCTGATCACTCCAACTTGCCTGCCTGCTTCACCATGTGCTCGGTATGAGAAGTAGTCAGAGTTTTCTTTAGTACAAATTCCAAGATTTGAAAGAGGTAGGTCAGATAACTGCTGCGCCAATCCGGCGTATAGATTTAAATAATTTTGCTTTCCACCGGTTGCTGGGTGGAGTTTGGTTATATCTGCATACATCTGGGCATCAACCTCATAGCAATTCCCACAGATGTGTGGTCCCACTACTCCAGTTATATTGTTAGAACCCAACTCCCGCATTTTTTTCACTGCATTGACCGCAACCTCATTGAGTAATCCTTTTCTGCCAACATGAACCGCCGCCACCGCCTGGCTTGAAATTAGAAGTAGAGGGATGCAATCTGCAACTCTAACCGCCAGGGCAATATCTTTATTTGTGCACACTAAACCATCTGCGCCAGGTGTGGTTCCTATCTGATCAACCACCGCAATCTCGTTACTATGAGTTTGCGACATAAATTGAACTTGTTTATTTAATAACTCTTCCAACTTATCTTTTTCGCTTTGATTAACTGGATCTGCAAGTGAGCCAAAATTTCTAGATGTAAAAAGCAGCCGAGCCATTTCGGCTACTACCGCATGAAATCAGGGATATCGATCTCATCTTCTGCGACTAACTCTTCAAAGGTAATCCGCTTACGTGGCCGATCTGCAGCACCAACATTTAGATCAAGGGCAACAGCCAACGGATCATTGGCAGCGATTGGATCTGCCTCACCACCGATTGTGGCGGCGTTGATCACCGGCATCAGAACACGTTTTGGTTGACCGCCATCAAAACCTGCAGCTATTACGGTGACTCTGACCTCATCACCCAACGCATCATCAATAACTGTTCCATAAATAATGTTTGCATCTGGGTGAGCAGATTTTGCAACCAACTCTGCAGCTTCAGAGATCTCAAACAAACCAAGATCAGAGCCACCAGCGATGGATAGCAAAACGCCATGCGCGCCATCGATTGATGCTTCAAGCAGTGGACTTGAGATTGCAAGCTCAGCTGCACGTATTGATCGTGCTTCACCTCGAGCTGATCCAATTCCCATCAAAGCAGAACCTGCTCCAGCCATTACGCTTTTGACATCGGCAAAATCTAAATTGATTAAGCCTGGAGTAGTAATTAAATCTGTAATTCCTTGAACACCAGATAGTAAAACTTGATCAGCAGTTCTAAATGCCTCAAGTGCACTAATTGAACGATCAGATATTGCAAGTAGTCGATCATTAGGAATCACAATTAATGTATCAACCTCTGTTCTTAAATTTTCAATACCTTCATCCGCTTGCGCAGTTCTACGCTTTCCTTCAAATGTAAATGGCTTGGTAACTACGCCAACTGTAAGTGCACCAAGATCTTTAGCAACTTTGGCAACTATCGGTGCACCACCGGTACCAGTTCCGCCACCTTCACCGGCAGTAATGAACACCATGTCTGCGCCGCGAAGTACCTCTTCGATTTCATCAATGTGATCAAGTGCTGCCTGTCGACCAATCTCTGGCGCAGCCCCTGCACCCAATCCTCTAGTTAATTTTCTACCAATATCTAATTTCACATCAGCATCAGACATTAACAATGCCTGCGCATCTGTATTAATCGCAATGAACTCAACGCCTTTTAATCCGACATCAATCATTCTGTTAACAGCATTAACTCCGCCACCGCCAATACCAACAACTTTAATTACAGCTAAATAATTTTGCGGTGTTGCCACTTTGCGCCCCATCCCTAGCCCTAAATCTCAAGTCGAGAGTTAAGGTTATCCCTATCCGATTGAGTAAAAGTAGGCACTACTGCGCGTTCAATCAACAACCGACACGAAGTATTGGGCTTTAAATAATTTAGTTAATTTTCAAAAAATTTAAAGATTTCAGATCAGATTATTTGCCATAAAACTAGGTGAAAAATGCGGGGTTATTTGACCACTGGTGCAGAGGGTTGAGATAGATCAACCTGTCTAACCTCATTATTTTCCGGCAACTTCAGCAGTGCAATCAGAATTGAGGACTTTTGTTCTAACTGTTGCACACCTCCCCAATTGATCTCAACTGGGAGCTGATTTATCCGGGTTTGCATCAAAATATCACCGCTTTTTGTGACCGAGATTTGCCTCAGATCTTGGATTAAATACTGCAGATCTTCCGGTAATTGCTGAAGTAGTTTTACTACCCCAGAAAGATCAGCCTTACTATCGCCAGCGGTGGAAACTATTGGCAGCATATCTTGACCCTGGAGCTGTCTACTTGAAGTTGGTTTGAAAATGACTCCACTAATATCAAAATTGACCATACTGTTTTCTGGAGTTAAAGCTTTAGCAACGGCAACTCTTTCCGTTACTGCGATGGAGATTTGTTTGCTGATCCAATTTCTTGAAACTTCAGCTGTTGACAACCAATCTAACTTACTCAATGACCTTTCAATTGCTCTTGGATCTACTCTTGCTAACTTTTGCCCTACCTGTGGCAATACTTCGTCATTTTCAAATTGAGCAAGAATTGCTGGTTGCGCAGTGGTACCAATTATTTCAACACTCTTCACTGTTAATACCGAGGACCAGCCAAGTAGATAGGCCATCGCTGCAAAAGCCGCAATCGTGGTTGTGGTTATTGCCAGTCGTTTTATTCGCTTTTTAACTTTATCAGCCATGTATTGATTTAGCGGTTAGAAAGTGCTTGCAGAATCGGTTCGCCAAGGGAGCTAACATCTCCTGCCCCAAGGGTAATTATCACATCACCACTTTTTGCCATTGCTGCCACCTCATTAACCACCGCCAGCATGGATGGCTCAAATTTCACTTCAGTAGCTGACATGTTTTTAGCAATTAAAAGTGATGAGACTCCCGATATGGGTTTCTCACTTGCTGCATAAACTTCGAGCAAAAAAGTAAAGTCAGCTATTTTTAGAGCGGTAGCAAAGGCGGGGGCAAAAGCAGCAGTTCTGGAGTAGCGATGGGGTTGAAAAACGACTATGACCCTCCCGCTTTGCGCTAAATTTTTTGCCGCAATCAATGTAACAGTCAACTCAGTTGGATGATGACCGTAATCATCAATTACCTTAACGCCAGCAACCTCGCCTTTTAATTCAAACCGACGCCTAGTTCCAGTAAAGCTTTTGAGACCTAATATCAATTTATCCTCAGCCGCACCCACCTCAGTGGCTGCTGCAAAAGCTGCTAATGAATTGAGCAAATTATGCTCCCCAGGAAGTGAAAGTTGGAGCTCGCCAAGTTTTTTACCAGTGCTTGAGATTGAAGCGATCGAGGTAGTTGGCGCCAATGCAATTTTGCTCATTCTAAAATCATTGCTTTCATCTTTGCCATATAGCAGGATTTTTAAATCAGGCCTGTTGATTCGCTTTAATAAGGTTTTTACGCCAGGGTCATCGCCACAGGCGACCAAAAAACCATTCTTTTTAATCGAGGAAACAAAATGCTCAAAAACCTCGAATACCGCTGCTTCATCTGCAAAGTGATCCACATGATCCAATTCAATATTGGTAATAATGGCGCCAGTTGGTTGATACGCCAGAAATGATCCATCTGATTCATCGGCCTCGGCTATAAATATTGAACCACTACCACTATGGGCATTGGTGCCTGCGGTGTTAATTGTTCCGCCGATTGCAAAGGATGGATCAAGCCCAGCTGATTGCAAAGCGACAGTTAGCATGGCGGTGGTTGTAGTTTTTCCGTGAGTTCCAGCGACAGCAATTGAGGTGGACTCAGACATTAACCAAGCTAACGCATTAGCCCGTTGCACCACCTGAATACTTCTTGCTTTTGCTGCAAGTAACTCCGGGTTGGTCTCCGCAATTGCCGAAGAAATAATCACTAACTCAGCTCCTCCTAGATTTTGAGCATCATGTCCAATAAATATTTCCGCTCCTAATGCCTTAAGTGAGGTGAGGAGTGAAGAATCATTTTTATCTGAGCCTGAAATGTTGAAACCTTTTGCCAACATGATTCGCGCAATTCCGCTCATCCCAGCGCCACCGATGCCGATAAAATGAATCTTTAACTTTGCTAACTCACTTAAAGTAAACCTTTGATTAGTGCTCATTTACCACTGCCAACTCTGGTAATTATTGCCTGACCAATTATCTGGCTAGCAGAAAATTCTCCACGCACACTTGGCTGGTAATTGCTTGCCTTATGCCAGATT encodes:
- the murC gene encoding UDP-N-acetylmuramate--L-alanine ligase; the encoded protein is MSTNQRFTLSELAKLKIHFIGIGGAGMSGIARIMLAKGFNISGSDKNDSSLLTSLKALGAEIFIGHDAQNLGGAELVIISSAIAETNPELLAAKARSIQVVQRANALAWLMSESTSIAVAGTHGKTTTTAMLTVALQSAGLDPSFAIGGTINTAGTNAHSGSGSIFIAEADESDGSFLAYQPTGAIITNIELDHVDHFADEAAVFEVFEHFVSSIKKNGFLVACGDDPGVKTLLKRINRPDLKILLYGKDESNDFRMSKIALAPTTSIASISSTGKKLGELQLSLPGEHNLLNSLAAFAAATEVGAAEDKLILGLKSFTGTRRRFELKGEVAGVKVIDDYGHHPTELTVTLIAAKNLAQSGRVIVVFQPHRYSRTAAFAPAFATALKIADFTFLLEVYAASEKPISGVSSLLIAKNMSATEVKFEPSMLAVVNEVAAMAKSGDVIITLGAGDVSSLGEPILQALSNR
- a CDS encoding cell division protein FtsQ/DivIB, giving the protein MADKVKKRIKRLAITTTTIAAFAAMAYLLGWSSVLTVKSVEIIGTTAQPAILAQFENDEVLPQVGQKLARVDPRAIERSLSKLDWLSTAEVSRNWISKQISIAVTERVAVAKALTPENSMVNFDISGVIFKPTSSRQLQGQDMLPIVSTAGDSKADLSGVVKLLQQLPEDLQYLIQDLRQISVTKSGDILMQTRINQLPVEINWGGVQQLEQKSSILIALLKLPENNEVRQVDLSQPSAPVVK